A window of Bacillota bacterium contains these coding sequences:
- a CDS encoding ADP-ribosylglycohydrolase family protein has product MPQKPGWLRYDAEIMMEWKQARDEGRDVEYLRDICEQVSKAAKDKPFDEVAQAIRNKLINAPVLPDYPFIEPSELKEIFTQRRAVRHKFEKNISIHELRNKLTGAWIGRISGCLLGKPVEGFKRNQLEALLKATDNYPMSRYITRNQIPENFAQTINYDPVKFEKRCWADTINGIAPVDDDTNYTVLAMKLIEHYGKDFCPDDVLEAWLSWVPMFSTYTAERVAYRNAALGMYAPETAIYNNPYREFIGAQIRGDFFGYINPGDTEKAAEMAWRDACISHVKNGIYGEMFIAAMIAAAAVCEDVITVIEAGLDQVPEKSRLYRDVTRVLNWYKWGETVEDVINYIHRQYNEDDFYE; this is encoded by the coding sequence ATGCCACAAAAACCAGGTTGGTTAAGATATGATGCAGAAATAATGATGGAATGGAAACAGGCCAGGGATGAAGGGAGAGATGTTGAATATCTGAGAGACATTTGCGAGCAAGTCTCAAAAGCTGCAAAAGATAAGCCTTTTGATGAAGTTGCCCAAGCAATTCGAAATAAGCTTATTAATGCTCCTGTTTTGCCAGACTATCCTTTTATAGAGCCTTCGGAGTTGAAAGAAATTTTTACACAAAGAAGAGCAGTGAGACATAAATTCGAAAAGAATATATCAATCCATGAATTAAGAAACAAGTTAACTGGTGCATGGATCGGGCGCATATCAGGCTGTTTACTGGGAAAACCGGTAGAGGGATTCAAGAGAAACCAGTTGGAAGCCCTGCTGAAAGCAACTGATAATTATCCAATGAGCCGCTATATTACCAGAAATCAAATTCCGGAAAATTTTGCTCAAACCATTAATTATGATCCTGTAAAATTTGAAAAACGTTGTTGGGCAGATACCATTAATGGTATAGCACCTGTGGATGACGATACCAACTATACGGTACTTGCTATGAAGCTAATCGAGCATTATGGCAAAGATTTTTGCCCTGATGATGTCCTGGAAGCATGGCTTTCATGGGTTCCTATGTTTTCTACCTATACAGCGGAACGTGTTGCATACCGAAATGCAGCATTGGGTATGTATGCTCCTGAAACCGCTATCTATAACAATCCCTATCGTGAATTTATTGGTGCGCAGATTCGCGGGGACTTTTTTGGATACATAAATCCCGGTGACACTGAAAAAGCAGCTGAAATGGCATGGAGGGATGCATGCATTTCTCATGTAAAGAATGGAATATACGGAGAAATGTTTATTGCTGCAATGATTGCTGCAGCTGCAGTTTGTGAAGATGTGATTACGGTTATCGAAGCAGGCTTGGACCAGGTGCCTGAAAAGTCAAGATTATACCGTGATGTGACCCGGGTCCTTAATTGGTATAAATGGGGTGAAACCGTGGAGGACGTAATCAATTATATACACCGGCAATATAATGAGGATGATTTTTATGAATGA
- a CDS encoding sugar ABC transporter permease yields the protein MSGCLEGFSLGKVEKKKKSWKTDKSFYLMVLPGMILVAIYYYGPLVGWALAFQRYDITKGLFGSQYVGWDNFKYLFTKYPGFWQVIRNTLSISIAKMIVNFAFPIIVSLLLNEIKIERYKKSLQTMMYLPHFLSWVVISGLLIDILSPTDGIINNILKALGVKPVYFLGSPSIFPATMVVSDAWKVFGFSTILYMAALTSIDPQLYEAAIIDGASRFKRCWHITIPGIVSIMVLSGILSLGNLLNAGFDQIFNLYNPAVYSTGDVLDTFTYRIGFKNFQYDMATAVGIVKSCVSLLLVSTSYFMAYKFADYRIF from the coding sequence ATGTCCGGATGCTTGGAGGGGTTTTCTTTGGGAAAAGTTGAAAAGAAAAAGAAAAGCTGGAAAACAGATAAGAGTTTTTACCTTATGGTGTTACCCGGAATGATACTGGTAGCGATATACTATTATGGTCCGCTTGTTGGCTGGGCGCTGGCATTCCAGCGCTATGATATTACAAAAGGGTTGTTTGGTTCTCAATATGTAGGTTGGGACAATTTTAAGTATCTCTTTACTAAATATCCAGGGTTCTGGCAAGTAATCAGAAATACATTGAGTATATCAATTGCCAAGATGATAGTAAACTTTGCATTTCCGATAATTGTATCACTTCTGCTCAATGAAATAAAAATAGAGAGGTATAAGAAATCTCTTCAAACGATGATGTATCTTCCGCATTTCCTGTCATGGGTTGTTATAAGTGGTTTGCTGATAGACATTCTATCACCTACCGATGGTATAATTAATAATATCCTTAAAGCATTGGGCGTAAAGCCGGTTTATTTTCTTGGTAGTCCGAGCATTTTCCCTGCGACCATGGTCGTATCCGATGCGTGGAAGGTGTTTGGATTTTCAACTATTTTATATATGGCAGCATTAACAAGTATAGATCCACAGCTATACGAAGCAGCTATAATTGACGGAGCCTCAAGATTTAAACGATGTTGGCATATCACAATTCCAGGTATTGTTTCAATCATGGTGCTAAGCGGAATTTTGAGTTTGGGCAATCTTCTCAATGCAGGGTTTGATCAGATTTTCAATCTCTATAATCCTGCTGTATACTCTACCGGCGATGTATTGGATACATTTACTTATAGAATTGGCTTTAAAAACTTTCAATATGATATGGCAACAGCCGTAGGTATTGTAAAATCATGTGTATCGTTGCTGCTTGTATCTACATCCTATTTTATGGCATATAAATTTGCCGATTACAGGATATTCTAG
- a CDS encoding sugar ABC transporter permease: MDNFLQNMKEKQMRNIKENIELYILILPVLLHIFIFHYIPLYGIVIAFQDYYPGSPFIAFDGSVKWVGLKHIIEFIKSIYFVRVFRNTILLSFYGLVFGFWVPIVFALLLNELANGFFKKFVQTASYLPHFISNVVVAGMVISFISTDGIVNDLIVLLGGNPIRFNIEPRYFRVIYTITSIWKSFGWSSILYLSSISSIDPNLYESARIDGANRFHQVRDITIPSIMPTILILLIFSIGSLLGSNTEMILLLYSPAVYETADVIGTYLYRDGLLGGRFSFGTAVGLFTTVINFALLYTANTISRKRTDYALW; encoded by the coding sequence ATGGATAACTTTTTACAAAATATGAAAGAAAAGCAAATGCGTAATATCAAAGAAAATATAGAACTATACATTTTAATCCTTCCTGTATTATTACATATTTTTATATTTCATTATATTCCTTTGTATGGCATTGTTATTGCATTTCAGGATTACTATCCAGGTAGTCCTTTCATAGCTTTTGATGGTAGTGTGAAATGGGTAGGACTAAAGCATATTATCGAATTTATTAAATCAATATACTTTGTAAGGGTGTTTCGCAATACAATATTGTTAAGCTTTTACGGACTTGTGTTTGGATTTTGGGTACCTATTGTATTTGCGCTGTTGCTTAATGAACTCGCAAATGGGTTCTTTAAAAAATTTGTTCAAACAGCAAGTTATCTGCCTCATTTTATTTCTAATGTTGTAGTCGCAGGTATGGTTATATCTTTTATTAGTACTGATGGAATCGTGAATGATCTGATTGTTCTTCTTGGTGGTAATCCTATAAGATTTAATATTGAACCCAGATATTTTCGGGTAATATATACAATAACAAGTATATGGAAGTCTTTTGGATGGAGTAGTATACTATACTTATCATCTATATCATCTATCGATCCAAACCTATATGAATCAGCCAGAATAGACGGAGCAAACAGGTTCCACCAGGTGCGCGATATTACTATACCTTCTATAATGCCCACTATACTTATATTACTAATATTTTCAATAGGAAGTTTATTGGGATCAAATACAGAGATGATCCTTTTGCTATATAGCCCTGCTGTCTATGAAACCGCTGATGTTATAGGTACATATTTATATCGTGATGGATTACTAGGGGGACGGTTCAGTTTTGGTACAGCAGTAGGTTTGTTTACAACAGTTATTAATTTTGCATTGTTATATACAGCGAATACTATAAGTAGAAAACGAACCGATTATGCATTATGGTAA
- a CDS encoding carbohydrate ABC transporter permease, which produces MIRKTLGEKVFDVFNYIFLTALALSCVLPFIHMLAISFSSSAAATQGRVGLWPVEFTLSSYRFAFQRPDFIRSFGITLERVILGWAVNMFLVIITAYPLSKTKQVFKGRTLIAWFFAFTMFVGGGLIPTYMVVTSTGLKNTIWALIIPGAVPIYHMVILLNFFRQIPKEIEESALMDGARQNRILWQIYVPLSIPALATLTVYTVVGHWNEWFSGMIYMDDSKNYPLQTYLQSIITTPDFSLFDTTQIELLKKISNKTFRAAQIMIVTMPVLLIYPFMQKYFISGMTLGSLKG; this is translated from the coding sequence ATGATAAGAAAGACGCTGGGTGAAAAAGTATTTGATGTATTTAACTATATTTTCCTGACAGCTTTGGCTTTGAGTTGTGTACTACCGTTTATACACATGTTAGCAATATCTTTTAGTTCTTCAGCAGCAGCTACCCAGGGTCGGGTAGGATTATGGCCGGTAGAGTTTACATTGAGCTCATACCGGTTTGCTTTTCAAAGACCGGACTTTATTAGATCATTCGGGATCACTCTTGAGAGAGTTATACTGGGTTGGGCAGTAAACATGTTTCTGGTAATTATAACTGCATACCCGTTGTCAAAAACAAAACAAGTCTTCAAGGGTCGTACTCTAATTGCATGGTTTTTTGCTTTTACAATGTTTGTCGGTGGAGGATTAATTCCAACATATATGGTTGTTACATCAACGGGGTTAAAAAATACAATATGGGCGCTGATTATACCAGGAGCGGTGCCAATATACCATATGGTTATCCTTTTAAATTTCTTTAGGCAAATACCAAAGGAGATTGAGGAATCGGCATTAATGGATGGAGCTCGTCAGAACAGGATTCTTTGGCAGATATATGTGCCCTTGTCGATACCAGCATTGGCAACCTTGACAGTCTACACTGTAGTAGGGCACTGGAACGAATGGTTCAGTGGGATGATATACATGGATGATTCAAAGAACTATCCATTGCAAACATATCTTCAAAGTATCATTACGACTCCTGATTTTTCTTTGTTTGATACTACACAGATTGAGCTTTTGAAGAAAATTAGCAATAAAACATTCCGAGCAGCACAGATAATGATAGTGACAATGCCAGTTCTACTTATTTATCCGTTTATGCAAAAATACTTTATATCAGGTATGACTTTGGGCAGCCTCAAAGGATAG
- a CDS encoding extracellular solute-binding protein, producing the protein MKKTIALIFAFIMLLSIMVGCKVNDSNDNATTSTSKQTSNVSSSGEYPANTGSYIDPITKYDEPVDVHMVLSINPPMVFPKGDSWTNNVWTRAFKDELNINLIFDWTCPWEQYETKLNLAIASKDLPDIFKLSNYSQFKKLVDANMLYDLTDVVVTSNLSEQLAGYLKQRPHSKEWATLHGRQYGLALGGINLQSPYSLLWRDDWFKQWGGPMPKTMEEYIEMAKDFADMDRKNRFALGLTKSIYEGQAGFVGMANANGAYPGVWYEDETGKLVYGDIQPQMKKVLQTYAKLYAEGYIDPAFASYDGMKIAEQLTSGKIGATIAQFWVPGWPLGDLYAAEKVTWSCADIVPFSDYKGELKLQTDEPKPEIYVVNKNFDHPEALLRMMSFASAKVNGPPDIAEPEKYHSDEKYDYQGSCPIYPVLADVKVNLNTAIHVTEALDKNDESYLVTPHDWTQYKRTKSCYDSIKAGKGMNEDWASYISWYGPNSFFGRFNKYYDNNMLMVTKLVGYQTDEMVRSWENLKQYVQQAYTEFIMGIRPLDEFDAFVEEWRNMGGAIVEIEVNEWYKSR; encoded by the coding sequence ATGAAAAAAACCATTGCTTTAATATTCGCTTTTATCATGCTGTTAAGCATAATGGTTGGTTGCAAGGTAAACGACTCAAATGATAATGCTACAACAAGTACTTCAAAGCAGACTAGCAATGTATCAAGTTCAGGGGAGTACCCCGCAAATACAGGCAGCTATATCGACCCTATTACAAAGTATGATGAGCCTGTCGATGTCCATATGGTTCTTTCGATAAACCCACCAATGGTTTTCCCAAAAGGGGATTCTTGGACCAATAATGTATGGACTAGGGCTTTCAAGGATGAGTTGAATATTAACCTTATTTTCGACTGGACATGTCCCTGGGAGCAATACGAAACAAAACTTAATCTGGCTATCGCTTCAAAAGATTTGCCCGACATATTTAAACTTTCTAACTATTCCCAATTTAAGAAACTTGTGGATGCTAATATGCTATACGACCTTACAGATGTTGTTGTTACTTCGAACCTCTCTGAACAATTAGCCGGGTATCTGAAACAGCGCCCGCATTCCAAGGAATGGGCAACCCTGCATGGCCGCCAATATGGTCTTGCCTTAGGGGGTATAAATTTACAGAGCCCATATTCCTTGCTATGGCGTGATGATTGGTTTAAGCAGTGGGGTGGACCAATGCCAAAAACCATGGAAGAATATATTGAAATGGCAAAAGATTTTGCTGATATGGATAGAAAAAATCGCTTTGCACTTGGTTTGACAAAGAGTATCTATGAAGGACAAGCCGGTTTTGTAGGCATGGCAAATGCGAATGGCGCATATCCCGGCGTTTGGTATGAGGATGAGACCGGAAAGCTTGTATATGGTGATATTCAACCCCAGATGAAGAAAGTACTGCAGACCTATGCAAAATTATACGCAGAAGGCTATATTGATCCTGCTTTTGCATCTTATGACGGTATGAAAATTGCCGAGCAACTCACCTCTGGTAAGATTGGCGCAACTATTGCTCAATTCTGGGTACCCGGCTGGCCTTTGGGGGATCTTTATGCAGCAGAAAAGGTTACTTGGTCCTGTGCCGATATTGTTCCATTCTCTGATTATAAAGGTGAATTGAAGCTTCAAACAGATGAACCAAAGCCGGAAATTTATGTTGTAAACAAGAATTTTGACCATCCCGAGGCATTGTTGCGTATGATGAGTTTTGCCAGCGCAAAGGTAAATGGACCACCGGATATTGCGGAGCCTGAGAAGTATCATAGTGATGAAAAGTACGACTACCAAGGATCATGCCCAATTTATCCAGTACTGGCTGATGTTAAAGTCAACCTCAATACGGCAATTCACGTTACTGAAGCATTGGATAAAAATGATGAAAGCTACCTGGTTACTCCGCATGACTGGACTCAATACAAACGTACCAAGTCCTGCTATGATTCCATAAAGGCCGGTAAAGGCATGAACGAGGACTGGGCTTCTTATATATCATGGTACGGGCCAAACTCGTTCTTTGGCAGATTCAACAAATACTATGATAATAATATGCTGATGGTTACCAAACTTGTTGGTTATCAAACTGATGAAATGGTACGTTCGTGGGAAAACTTGAAACAATATGTACAGCAAGCGTATACTGAATTTATTATGGGCATACGGCCTTTAGATGAGTTTGACGCATTTGTTGAAGAGTGGAGAAATATGGGTGGTGCAATAGTTGAAATTGAAGTAAATGAATGGTATAAATCCAGGTAG
- a CDS encoding acetylxylan esterase, which translates to MGYIDNIEKELFEYYPPLTKREDFDEFWDSTLKIAKAVPLKPEKKLYDYPSNYVKVYSISYNGFDETRIHGWYILPTFTKESKIPCLIHYHGYDGNKGMPSDFMHWIIMGIAVLSVDCRGQSGETGNCAIYTGGSTQSVVCKGILDKNEYYFRQVYMDCVKAIDFVCAQEEIDRNRIVVEGGSQGGGLTMAVCALDKRPYIAMADVPSNSNIEKRIEGANGAFSSVTEYLRIHPGKVEQVFKTLSYYDTMNMADRIQCKVLASVGLKDNICPAKFYFATYNRIKSEKYIKIYPFNGHEGGGSLHNEVKMQFLRDHLYS; encoded by the coding sequence TTGGGTTACATTGATAACATAGAAAAAGAGCTTTTTGAATATTATCCCCCGCTTACTAAAAGGGAGGATTTTGATGAATTTTGGGATTCTACTCTTAAGATCGCAAAAGCTGTTCCATTAAAACCGGAAAAAAAGTTGTATGATTATCCAAGCAATTATGTGAAAGTATATTCTATTTCATATAATGGTTTTGATGAGACCAGGATCCATGGCTGGTATATCTTACCCACTTTTACGAAAGAAAGTAAGATTCCATGCCTTATACATTATCATGGATACGATGGAAACAAGGGAATGCCGTCGGATTTTATGCATTGGATTATTATGGGAATTGCGGTATTGTCAGTTGATTGCCGGGGACAGAGCGGTGAAACCGGTAACTGTGCTATTTATACCGGTGGTTCAACGCAAAGCGTTGTTTGCAAAGGTATACTGGATAAGAATGAATACTATTTTCGTCAAGTGTACATGGACTGTGTCAAGGCAATAGATTTTGTCTGTGCGCAAGAGGAAATAGACCGAAATAGAATCGTAGTAGAAGGTGGTAGCCAGGGAGGAGGATTGACAATGGCAGTTTGCGCCCTTGATAAAAGGCCATACATCGCGATGGCTGATGTACCAAGCAACAGTAATATTGAAAAGCGTATTGAAGGGGCAAATGGAGCTTTTTCCAGTGTAACCGAGTATCTAAGAATCCATCCTGGCAAGGTTGAGCAAGTTTTTAAAACCTTGAGTTATTACGATACGATGAATATGGCAGATCGTATTCAATGCAAGGTCCTGGCATCAGTAGGATTAAAAGATAATATTTGTCCGGCAAAATTTTACTTTGCCACCTACAACAGAATTAAAAGCGAGAAATATATAAAAATATACCCATTTAATGGTCATGAGGGTGGAGGAAGTTTGCATAATGAAGTAAAAATGCAATTTTTAAGAGACCATTTGTATTCTTGA
- a CDS encoding right-handed parallel beta-helix repeat-containing protein, whose translation MVKNVTLTVGNKSGDIIGDTNIAIQAAVDYVAALGGGTVRVLEGEYLMYDSVRLKSGISLIGDGVGRTVLKKAACSKSYLKATSGYGENQIIISDPEGFEVGYGVAVFDDKAQGFLCTVGTIIEQTAEDTFKLNTAMNTDCMIENNAMAVTIYPVITASNCCDVTIKDISVDGNRQENLYLNGCRGGGIFLINTNNVLIQNCCVINYNGDGISYQNCNDVVVLDSISKGNTGFGFHPGSGSMRTIVRNCIATENDSIGFFFCWRVKGGLVENCEFSDNKGAGISIGHRDTDNVILNNRILRNKNGGIEFRDEDVIHAPHRTRIEENEILDNGVEPEFFGIKVLGEVSDILIKGNKIGTNSPEGNSVGIYIANSTSNITIVDNLFLNTKQKIVKL comes from the coding sequence ATGGTAAAAAATGTTACTTTAACTGTAGGTAATAAATCAGGTGATATTATAGGGGATACAAACATAGCCATTCAAGCAGCCGTGGACTATGTGGCTGCCCTGGGAGGCGGAACTGTAAGAGTGCTTGAAGGCGAATACCTTATGTATGATTCTGTGCGTCTTAAAAGTGGTATTTCCCTTATTGGTGATGGTGTGGGTCGAACGGTGTTGAAAAAGGCTGCCTGCTCAAAAAGCTATTTAAAAGCTACATCAGGTTATGGTGAAAATCAAATAATAATATCTGACCCTGAAGGGTTTGAAGTTGGATATGGTGTTGCCGTGTTTGACGATAAAGCACAGGGATTTCTCTGTACGGTAGGGACTATTATTGAACAAACAGCCGAAGATACTTTTAAATTAAACACTGCGATGAACACTGATTGCATGATTGAAAATAATGCTATGGCGGTTACTATATATCCTGTAATAACTGCTAGTAATTGCTGCGATGTTACAATTAAAGATATCAGTGTAGACGGAAATAGGCAAGAGAATTTATACCTCAATGGCTGTAGAGGAGGAGGTATATTTCTTATTAATACAAATAATGTTCTTATCCAAAATTGTTGCGTAATAAATTATAATGGTGATGGGATTAGCTATCAGAATTGTAATGATGTGGTTGTACTTGATAGTATCAGCAAGGGAAATACAGGATTTGGTTTCCACCCGGGTAGTGGCAGCATGCGGACTATTGTACGAAACTGCATTGCTACAGAAAATGATTCGATAGGCTTTTTCTTTTGCTGGAGAGTGAAGGGTGGACTTGTTGAAAACTGCGAGTTCTCTGATAATAAAGGTGCAGGAATATCTATTGGACACAGGGATACCGATAACGTGATATTGAATAACAGGATTTTGAGAAATAAAAATGGTGGTATAGAATTTAGAGATGAAGACGTGATTCATGCACCACATAGGACCAGGATCGAGGAGAATGAAATCCTCGATAATGGCGTTGAACCCGAATTTTTCGGGATAAAAGTCCTTGGAGAAGTTAGTGATATCCTAATAAAGGGCAATAAAATAGGCACTAATTCTCCGGAAGGTAATAGTGTGGGTATATATATAGCAAATTCTACCTCAAATATTACAATTGTAGATAACTTGTTTTTAAATACTAAGCAAAAAATAGTGAAATTATAG
- a CDS encoding carbohydrate ABC transporter permease codes for MKMDNKNKIKQGSMAVDVIFYILAFFVCIITLYPMYYVFIMSISDPIEVFARSVNLYPKGLYFGSYKLIFRDNKMWKAFTNSFIYVVSGTFLCCFTSVIAAYPLTAKNLIGRKWIVRYLIFTMYFGGGLIPTFLLMQKLGLYNNRLAIIIPGAVSVWYIILTRTYFMTLPASLRESAFIDGANNFHVLFKIYIPLSKPILAVIAIYSIVGIWNSWFSAMIYLPNEELHPLQMYLVRVLVQQTVDLTKLAKDDYEEAFQMMLQSVQLQYAMIIFTSLPIIFTYPYFQKYFIKGVMLGSLKE; via the coding sequence ATGAAAATGGATAATAAAAACAAAATCAAACAAGGCTCAATGGCAGTAGATGTAATATTTTATATTTTAGCATTCTTTGTATGTATAATAACTCTTTATCCTATGTATTATGTTTTTATAATGTCTATCAGTGATCCTATAGAGGTTTTTGCCAGGAGTGTTAACCTTTATCCTAAAGGTTTGTATTTTGGTTCTTATAAATTAATTTTTAGAGATAATAAAATGTGGAAAGCATTTACTAACTCTTTTATATATGTTGTAAGTGGAACGTTTTTGTGCTGTTTTACATCGGTTATTGCGGCATATCCACTAACAGCTAAAAACCTTATTGGTCGTAAATGGATTGTAAGGTATCTTATATTTACAATGTACTTTGGTGGAGGACTTATTCCAACTTTTTTGCTAATGCAAAAATTAGGTTTATATAATAATAGATTGGCTATTATTATTCCTGGAGCGGTGAGTGTTTGGTATATAATACTTACAAGAACATACTTTATGACACTACCTGCATCTCTTAGGGAATCTGCATTTATTGATGGAGCTAACAATTTCCATGTACTATTTAAGATATACATTCCGCTATCTAAACCAATTCTTGCTGTTATTGCTATATATTCAATTGTAGGTATATGGAATAGCTGGTTTAGTGCAATGATTTATCTACCGAACGAAGAACTACATCCTTTACAGATGTATCTTGTACGAGTTTTAGTACAGCAAACAGTAGATTTAACGAAATTGGCTAAGGATGATTATGAAGAAGCATTTCAAATGATGTTACAAAGTGTTCAATTGCAATATGCAATGATTATATTTACGTCTTTACCAATAATTTTTACGTATCCATATTTCCAAAAATATTTTATTAAAGGTGTAATGTTAGGTTCTTTAAAAGAGTAA
- a CDS encoding helix-turn-helix transcriptional regulator, whose protein sequence is MEDICREIIERQKKQTDQLTQRLLEYIRAHSLDYDISMERVADNFGLSINRLCNIVKEATNYAFREYVVINRMHKAKQLLEETDILINEISLMVGYSNVSHFIKTFKANYNITPSQYRTQMQVKLGRLGTHSTELPSNH, encoded by the coding sequence GTGGAAGATATATGCCGTGAAATAATTGAAAGGCAAAAGAAACAAACCGATCAGCTGACGCAACGCTTACTGGAGTATATACGCGCGCACAGTTTAGATTATGACATAAGTATGGAGAGGGTAGCGGATAATTTTGGGTTATCCATAAATCGTTTGTGCAATATCGTCAAAGAAGCTACGAACTATGCCTTTAGGGAATATGTTGTTATCAACCGCATGCATAAGGCAAAGCAACTTCTGGAGGAAACCGATATTCTTATCAATGAAATCAGCCTCATGGTCGGATATTCAAACGTGTCACACTTTATAAAAACCTTTAAGGCGAATTATAATATAACTCCGTCTCAATATCGAACCCAAATGCAGGTAAAACTGGGCAGGTTGGGGACGCATTCGACCGAACTGCCCTCAAACCATTGA
- a CDS encoding ADP-ribosylglycohydrolase family protein, translating to MALLYGNKDFGKTICLAVQAAFDTDCDGATVGSILGMMLGQKGILPCWYECYNLNLSTTIVDYTKVTVQQLVDKTLQLLQSTEK from the coding sequence ATGGCATTGCTTTACGGTAATAAGGATTTTGGGAAAACAATTTGCCTTGCTGTGCAGGCCGCATTTGATACTGATTGTGACGGAGCGACTGTAGGTTCAATTCTTGGAATGATGCTTGGACAAAAAGGAATCCTTCCGTGCTGGTACGAATGCTATAATTTAAATCTTTCAACCACTATTGTTGATTACACAAAAGTAACAGTACAGCAGTTGGTTGATAAAACATTACAATTATTACAAAGCACAGAAAAATAG
- a CDS encoding DUF2961 domain-containing protein — MLYQLKKLNSYAASAENPLARRGSGGKANNGRKGSPCIWPFKKGDTYILLDVEGPGMIRHIWMTIPPGNVDHMRNVIIRMYWDGQPHPSVEVPIGDFFGIAHGRQCNMVTDFVGMQDGKGFNCWIPMPFKQRALITVENDSHTDVEMFFYQIDFTLGDELDSDTGYFHAQFRRMNPCPIQEDYVILDGVQGRGVYIGMILGIRDLFKEAWWGEGEVKFYIDDDDLFPTICGTGTEDYIGSAWGLSEIITPIQGAPLVDGKTGLYSLYRFHQKDPIYFSSKIKITIQQIGFGLADKAKSHYDKDFIGYQAAGHSLNSEYCYFERSDDYCSVAYWYQTLPTVPFPLLPNREQRIEGLLNMTDQGKPKRNDISN, encoded by the coding sequence ATGTTGTACCAATTAAAAAAGTTAAATAGTTATGCCGCTAGTGCAGAAAATCCATTGGCAAGGCGAGGTTCTGGGGGAAAGGCAAATAACGGAAGAAAAGGTTCGCCCTGTATATGGCCATTTAAGAAAGGAGATACCTATATTTTGCTGGATGTAGAGGGCCCAGGGATGATACGGCATATATGGATGACAATACCCCCAGGAAATGTTGATCATATGCGCAATGTGATTATTCGTATGTACTGGGATGGACAACCCCATCCAAGTGTAGAAGTCCCGATAGGCGACTTTTTCGGAATAGCACATGGAAGACAGTGCAACATGGTTACTGATTTTGTAGGAATGCAGGATGGGAAGGGATTCAATTGCTGGATACCAATGCCATTTAAACAAAGGGCTTTAATTACCGTCGAAAATGATTCGCATACGGATGTAGAGATGTTTTTTTACCAAATAGATTTTACTCTTGGAGACGAATTGGATAGCGATACAGGCTACTTTCATGCGCAATTTAGGAGAATGAATCCGTGCCCGATACAAGAAGATTATGTAATATTGGATGGAGTTCAAGGACGTGGCGTTTATATAGGTATGATTTTAGGCATAAGGGATTTATTCAAAGAGGCATGGTGGGGAGAGGGAGAGGTTAAGTTTTATATTGATGACGATGACTTATTTCCCACTATTTGCGGTACTGGAACGGAGGATTATATAGGATCGGCGTGGGGTCTAAGTGAAATAATAACTCCTATCCAGGGGGCTCCTTTGGTAGATGGAAAAACAGGATTATATTCCCTCTATAGATTCCATCAGAAAGATCCAATATATTTTAGTTCAAAAATTAAAATTACAATTCAGCAAATAGGATTTGGTCTTGCTGATAAGGCAAAGAGCCATTATGATAAGGATTTTATCGGATATCAGGCTGCAGGACATTCTTTAAATAGTGAATATTGCTATTTTGAGAGAAGTGATGACTATTGTAGCGTAGCATATTGGTATCAGACCCTTCCTACCGTGCCATTTCCATTACTGCCTAATAGAGAACAGCGAATAGAAGGCTTGCTTAATATGACCGATCAAGGTAAGCCAAAAAGAAATGACATATCAAACTAA